A genomic segment from Aegilops tauschii subsp. strangulata cultivar AL8/78 chromosome 1, Aet v6.0, whole genome shotgun sequence encodes:
- the LOC109769631 gene encoding bax inhibitor 1-like — MGAIYSTLEAAAAAATDWCYHSLNKFREISPAVKSHLNLVCLTLCSAVASSAAGAYLHLAFNIGGMLTLLACMGNIALLSSVPVYEERKRFGLLMAAALLQGATVCPLIDLPMDFHASILVTGFVGIAIALGCFSWVIIITKRSFTSIAKRSEYMYLRVLLSSDLSILLLLQLATCIFVLLTGSFMVEVYAGILIFVGYMVYDMHPIVERAHRGDMDYIGHALTLFTDITAVLDWIFIIVNAGDKSEDKKRKRRTLP, encoded by the exons ATGGGCGCAATCTACTCGACGTtggaggcggcggcagcggcggcgaccGATTGGTGTTACCACTCCCTCAACAAGTTCCGCGAGATCTCTCCCGCCGTGAAGTCGCACCTCAACCTC GTTTGCCTGACCCTATGTTCTGCCGTGGCATCGTCGGCTGCGGGTGCTTACCTGCACCTTGCCTTCAACATCGGTGGGATGCTGACATTGCTCGCATGCATGGGAAACATTGCCTTGTTGTCCTCCGTGCCAGTCTATGAGGAG AGGAAGAGGTTTGGGCTGCTGATGGCTGCCGCCCTCCTGCAAGGGGCAACTGTTTGCCCACTGATTGACCTTCCCATGGACTTCCACGCGAG CATCCTTGTGACAGGGTTTGTTGGAATTGCCATTGCATTAGGGTGCTTTTCTtgggtcatcatcatcaccaagcGCAGTTTCACCAGCATTGCCAAGCGCAGTGAGTACATGTACCTCCGTGTTTTGCTCTCCTCTGACCTGTCGATCCTGCTCTTGCTGCAGTTGGCCACATGCATCTTTGTCCTCTTAACTGGCAGCTTCATGGTTGAG GTCTATGCTGGCATCTTGATCTTCGTGGGATACATGGTGTACGACATGCATCCGATCGTTGAGAGGGCACACCGCGGTGACATGGACTACATCGGACACGCGCTCACCCTCTTCACCGACATCACCGCCGTCCTTGACTGGATCTTTATCATCGTG AACGCAGGCGACAAGTCCGAGgacaagaagaggaagaggagaacGTTGCCTTGA